Genomic segment of Heterodontus francisci isolate sHetFra1 chromosome 26, sHetFra1.hap1, whole genome shotgun sequence:
tgagcactttgaaaaattgctttgaaagtcctccactgctcatcaactgtcccaccataaaatctttgtttccagtctactttagccaagtcctccctcattctattgtagtcccccttgttcaagcgcaggtgcctggtattggattttatcttcacactctccatctgtattctaaattcaaccatactgtgatcactccttccaagaggatccctaactatgaggtcattaattattcctgtctcattacacagtactagatctaggatagcttgctccctcgtcggttccattacatactgttcaagaaaactatcacggaaacACTCAATGAATTCCTCCtccaggctaccctgactgagctggttcgaccaatctacatgtagattaaaatcccccatgataattgccgtaccattttgacaggcattagttatttctttgtttattgcccgccccaatgtgatgttattatttggtggcctatagactacgcctatcaatgactttttcttcttagagtttctaatttccacccaaatggattcaacctcattctccatagaacctatatcatctctcagcaccgccctgatgtcgtccttgaatatcagagctacaccacctcccttaccttcccgtctgtccttccgaatagtctggtacccctggatatttaactcccagtcgtgaccaacctgtaaccatgtctccgtaatggctaccaaatcatattcattcgcgatgatttgtgccgttaactcatcaaccttgttacgaatgctccgagcattcaggtaaagtgcctttatgctagctttcttaccctcatgatttccaacatctctaataataactcctgagttatccttcctttctgcttctttcatagtctgccttgaacttaaaccctcctgcacacgttaacctgctgcttacctttttatttaccatcatactccctgtcgttttccctttctcttccccccgaGACACTAGTTTaacgtcctagagaccaccctatttatccgtttcgctagaacactggttccagatcggttcaggtggagaccgtcccatcggtacagatccccccggttccaaaactgataccaatgccccatgaaatggaacccctctttcccactccactcccttagccacgtgtttacttccttaatattcttatccctaagccaatttgcacgtggctcgggcagtaatccggagattatgaccctcgaggacctgttccttaatttcgttcctcgtgctttataatccccaaacaggtcctccatcctagccttgcctatgttgttagtcccaacatggaccacaacaactggatcctcccccctcccgctccaatatcctttcaagctggtcagagatgtcctgcaccctggcaccgggcaggcaacacaccatgtgggactcccgatccggcttgcaaaggatactatctatccccctaattatagaatcccctataactaccacttgtctttttactcccccctcttgaatggccttctgcgtcatggtgccatggtcagttggctcatcctccccgcagcccttttcctcatccagacagggagcaagtatctcgtacctgttggataaggtcaaaggctgaggctcctccactcctgaactcaggatccccctacctgcctcacttgcaatcataccctgttgtccctgataactaactgaatttgaattacttaatctaccaggtgtgactgcctcctgaaacaaaacgtccaggtaactctccccctcccggatgtgccgcagtgtttgaagctcagattccagatcatcaactctgagccggagttcttccagcaaccaacacttgctgcagatgtggtccctgccgttcacaatggggtcagccagctcccacatcatacagctacagcacatcacctgccccgctatctctacttagttaattactttattactttatataaatttatgagttaaatactttctgatacttctctgctatggtctttttcaaataaccaattaatagataaatcaaaaaaagaaagtaaatttttaaccaatcacacgatacagaagaaataaaaaagcttaccttatcaacacaccagagttcttttttttttggttcgaggaggagggcgggtgggagacactacacgtgtccaTTGGCCACTGACTGCAAATACAACTCATGGGCCTTTGGATGAAGGTAGGACTGTCCCCCTGTCTGGACCTGGAGGTGAGGGAAGGTGCTTAGACCCAATAGCTGAGGGCTGGGAAAGGGTGAGCACCTTCACAGAAGGAGAGGAGGGAGTAGACTAACAAGGAAATGAACAGCAAAGAACATGTATCTCTCTAGCACCTTTCaactctcaggatgtcccaaagtgccaaTGAACTatctatcatgcaggcccccacctgccaagaatgagacacacattattttgccacatgaacattaaaacttaaaattgttgctgggaagaaacgaggccctatcacaaggaattgccaggccccacaccataaagacattttttgcatacgagcagacagtgttggaacaaagaaatcagtccctgcttccccaatacacagaagacatggtcagactaAAGGCCGGATTGGGTCTGCAAACGAAACCGGAtaagagcctgacagaaccacatctgaccccgacccaacccgagtccttccattcttTCCTGCGCCTgaaccaacccgacccgaccatcagttaacctaacttccgtttttcactttgttgctgatctgcacacgcttaaaataactgtaacaaaaccacctttctagtccaaatatTACATGAATATTGGAGCCACTCACCTGAGGTTGTGATGGAGCGTGTTCAACccagcccgagcccgaatgccgggccCGGAAGTCTGACCTGACccgatccaaacccgacacatgtcgggtcctgtcgggtttgggtcaggtagccagccTTTaggctgttggagatttttgaatttgaacttgccacagagttttaaaactcagaaagctgtttgctcctggactggaaaagatctCTGGTGGCTGGCTTGCtgccgcctctctcctgtctgctcatctctttctcaccagctttggaatccagtaaagacacaggaaccccaagagagaaaagtctcctacagggcagcacagtggcgcagtggttagcaccgcagcctcacagctccagtgacccgggttcaattctgggtactgcctgtgtggagtttgcaagttctccctgtgtctgcgtgggttttctccgggtgctccggtttcctcccacaagccaaaagacttgcaggttggtaggtaaattggccattataaattgccactagtataggtaggtggtagggaaatatagggacaggtggggatgtttggtaggaatatgggattactgtaggattagtataaatgggtggttgatggtcggcacagactcggtgggcccaagggtctgtttcagtgctgtatctctaaactaaactaaaaaaaaagtgaacaaggtttaagaagaatactgggccccaatgaaaagcaagaattacctacaaaaggatgacagtgaactcgaagcacagtaacaagaaactcttctgatattgcctcaaatctctctactttttttttctgctcttttctgtctctatttgcatgtgcgtatctcgTATGTATGTTAGTGCGgagcacggcgtgtatccgtagacattagtggaattagagtttaagttttaataaatgtcacttttcttctttaaacctgagaaaactgtttatgctcatttctttgccttatcattggaaagcagtgaacaaagattcaccaaaggggtactgaaaacacggtgtgtttaaaagttAAAGTCCTGTTAcactaagatcaggtgaaggctgaaaagacccctaggcacctttctcacctggtcataacatatctttgaagtgtagtcattgttataatgtaggaaatgcagcagccaattagtgcacagcaagatcccacagacagcactgTCATAATGAcctgatgatctgttttagtggtgttggttgagggattaatattggccccaGGAAGAACTGTCCTGTGCtcctttgaaatattgccatgggatcttttacatccaccagagaggaccgacaggtttaacatctcattcgagaGATGGCACTGccagcagtgcagctctccctcagtactgcattgaagtgtcagccaggATTATGGGCTCAAGTGGGGCTTGAAGCCATGACTTTTTGATTCAGCGATAAGAGTGCTACCCACCGAGCCTCAGAAAACAATTCTCTGCTAGTGCAAAACCATTTGTGCATCTTACAGCGACCAAACTAGTATCTGAAATCAAGAAGACTTTTTAAAGTAGTATTTGAATCTAACTATCTGTATAAAAGTTAGTTTGTGTTTCAAAGATGACGTGGCATGGTTAATAAACATACGACAAAAGGCTGAGGCTGTGATTGTGCGAGTGGAGACCAGCTCAGCATAATGTGACTCTGGCTCTTTCCAGTCCAGGCTGGCTGTAATCACATGGAATCAGTCTGAGCTCAACACTTGCTGCACTGGGACAACGAGGGAAGGTCACAGAGCAAACTGTCCTGTAAGCCGGCCTAATGCACAGTTACCTCTGAGAGTGATTACTTACTGCAATATTGAAGGGATAGGACTCCCAGGGCTGAGTCTGAGCTGGAAACTGTCCGACCAGTGATAATGCCTGATTGGGTGCGTTATTTAGGTTTAAGTGAGTTCATTGGTTTATGGGGTTCTGTTAATTTGTCTTCTCTTTGTGCTGAGTGACGTCAGTAAAAAGAGGTTGCGAGTGATTCTGGCGTAACCAAATGCAATAGTTTGAAGGGTTGTTAGAAGCGGTTTGCAAGTTGCCATGGTTAAAAGGTTCTTTGATGGTGTGAAGCTGGTCTTGCTTTCTCCCTAGTTGTGCATTCTCACACAATTATAACAAGCAAAGATGTTGTTTTAAAACTGGAATCAGAGACCAGCCCCAAGTACTTGGAAAGGATGGAGAGTGCGGAGAGGGAGAGTGCAGGGAGGGGAAGTGCGGAGAGGGGAACTGCagagagggggaaggtggggagaaAGAGTGCTGAGTTGgggagtgcggagagggggagtgaggagaggggtagTCCAGAGAGCGGGAGGGAAGAGATGGGGAAGGTGGAGAGGGGGAGTGCAGAGAGGGAGAGTGCTGAGAGGGAGAGTGCAGAGAtggggaaggtggggagggggagtgcagAGAGGGAGAGTGCTGAGAGGGAGAGTGCAGATAtggggaaggtggggagggggagtgcagAGAGGGAGAGTGCTGAGAGGGAGAGCGCagagagggggaaggtggggagggggagtgcagAGATGGggaagatggggagggggagtgcagagagggagagggaacgtGCACAGAGGGGGAGTGCAATTTTCTCTGACCCCTACAGAATTGAGACCTGTGAGCAGTTTCCGTATACAGGTGAACCCTCACTGACCCATGACTTGGCCAAGGTTGTGCCACCTTGCCCGGGCAACCAGCTCCATTGCCTGAAAGCTGGGACGGCAGTGGGGAGCTGGTACTTTGGTGGAAGAGCCTGTGAGGATCACAGTTGGCTTCATGCAGTCTCTAAGCTCCCTGTGGTGACTGATCCCATTGGGAGGCTCCAGTGTGAGAGTCCAGGAGTCAGCTCTGCCGAAGGAGCAGGCTGTCAGAGGAGcgtgcagattcctgatccaccccAAGGCTCTTGGCATCCAAGGCCAGAAGACAGGCCTCTGAGAATGTTCCAGAACCAGCCAGGCCGGAACATGTGCTTCTGCAGTGCCATCTTGAGACGTTGGTCGCCAGGCAGACAGGCCAGGTCAGAGCAGGGGAAGTGCTGCCCTCCTCGCACATGCACCTGCACCCTTGACCTTGACAGCGATCCAATCGACCCTGGTGCTGACCCCGGTGTGAAGCGGCAAGAGGCCGACGTGGTGGACGGGCAAATCATTAGCCAGCTCCAGCGGATGAGCATGGAGGAGCTAGTACCACCAATCAATGTGGAGATGGAGATGGAAGAGGCGAGACTGAGCACCTTCGAGAACTGGCCAGCCAACCTCACGATCCGACCACCACAACTGGCCCGGGCGGGCTTCTTCTATACAGGTAAGGCTCAGCACCTTTTCAAAATTACACAGCAGGATTGCAATATTGAATTGAaagtacaagaagacattaataatcttgcagaatgggtgtgcaatTGGCAAATGAACTCAAATAACGATAAGTGTGGGGTGGTACATTTTGTTAGAAAGGATAAGGATATAAAAACGAGTCATGTGGTTGATGGCGAGGATGAAAGATGCGgtgtgcaggaagatatcaatggactggtcagttgggcagaaaagtagcaaatggaattcaatccagagaagtatgagataatgcatttggggagggcaaacaaggcaagggaatacacagtgaGTGGTAGAATACTggtaagtgtagaggaacagagggatcctggagtgaatgtccacagatccctgaaggtagcaggacaggtagataagctggtcaagaaggcacacaggATACTTTACTGGCCAaggcctagaatataagagcagacaggttatgctggaactgtataaaacactagttagactgcagctagagtagtgcatacagttctggtcaccacattacagcaaGGACATGACTGCACTACAGAAGATACAAAAGAAATTTATGAAAATGTTGCTAGGAacagagaattttagctatgaggaaagattggataggctggggtggtttgctttggaacaaaggagactgaggggagatttaattgaggtggatAAAATTATTAGGGAACTAGATAGAGTGgaaaggaaggacctatttctattAACAaagaagtcaataaccagggggtatagatttaaagtaattggtagaaggatgagaagggagttgaggaggaattttcactcagaggatggtgggcatctgaaactcactgcctgaatgggcggtagaggcagaaaccctcatcacatttaaaaatcaCGAGGAAATGCCTTTGACGTGCTgtaaacctgcaggactatggaccaagatCTGGAGAAGGTACACAAAAGATGTACTAGAATGATACCAAAACTGAGATTGAACAAGCTGGAACCTTTTTCTCTCGAAAAGtgtagactgaggggtgaccttataGAGGTCACTAAAATTAAgaaggggtttgattgggtagacgtagagaaaatgtttACACTTGAGGGGGGAATGAAAAACTAGAGGTATGAATATaagatagggaattcagaagaagcctctttacccagagagtgtttagaatatggaactcactaccacatggatttGTTGAGGTGCATAGtgttgatgtatttaaggggaagctagataaacacacaacAGAGAATAGAATAGAAGGATGTGGGAAGGGCAggaggagcataaacactggcatggatctaTTGAGCTGAATGGTCTGCCTCTGTGCTGTAGGTTCTCTGTACATAAAATGGTGGTTCtcctcccactcccagcactgctTCCCTCTGTGGATTGAACACACAGTGagctagattttgtgctggaggtggggctcctgatGCCGAGCCGAAAAGGCAGGTAAAAGCCTAGCTCTGCCTTTTCATGCACACCCGcacccacccgccccccacccaaCCCCAGAGAAATCCtccgttttttaaaaaatcaagtcagagggccagcagctcagcagtactggCGGCACTatcgggagtgatggccactgcccgTATTACAGAGGCCTcaaacccaggcccagtgctggaacctccgacccaaggtaagtgaggtggggtcactggggccagtctagAAGGATCCGGCGAGGTGGGGTGGGGAATAGTCATGCAGACCAGGGGAGGGGGATCCTGGGGGataaactggttcctggtgggggtcctccatgggccacagattgcccacgaaaGAGGGACCTCCCCTCAAGCCCACACGGAGGGTGCCTTGTTTTACAAGGTGCCCCCACCAGGTGGCAGAGGccccccctgccgctggtaagatcacagtggcgacgggaagaggccattaataggccacttaagggcctcaactggcctctggacagaaagcctgtggtcggcctatcctgcccccgggaaaATTTCCTAGCGACGGGCCTTACGACACCCCACCATCCTTCATGGTATTTAGTGCCCaggcccccccccccgcctccaaccctgcctcaggtggccacataaaatcctggccagtgGGTGGATAGCTGCGTTAATTTTAACTTTGACCAGGATTAAATTGGCCACACATTGTGCACCACGTCCCCGACTGTCACCACGTCCCCGAATGTCACCACGTCCCCGACTGTCACCACGTCCCCGAATGTCACCACGTCCCCGAATGTCACGTCCCCGAATGTCACCACGTCCCCGACTGTCACCACGTCCCCGAATGTCACCACGTCCCCGACTGTCACCACGTCACCGAATGTCACCACGTCCCCGACTGTCACCACGTCCCCGAATGTCACCACGTCCCCGACTGTCACCACGTCCCCGAATGTCACCACGTCACCGAATGTCACCACGTCCCCGACTGTCACCACGTCCCCGAATGTCACCACGTCCCCGAATGTCACGTCCCCGAATGTCACCACGTCCCCGACTGTCACCACGTCCCCGACTGTCACCACGTCCCCGAATGTCACCACGTCCCCGACTGTCACCACGTCCCCGAATGTCACCACGTCCCCGACTGTCACCACGTCCCCGAATGTCACCACGTCCCCGACTGTCACCACGTCCCCGAATGTCACCACGTCCCCGACTGTCACTATGTCCGCAGTTGTCACATCTGCTAACTTCAAGAAAACTGAAATATCGGCCAATATTAGATCATCAGCCAAAGTTTAAATTACCCCAACTGCCTCTTACTTAACTTTTCAAAATGTCAATTTGCTTTTCTTTCTTTAACAATAAACAAGGGTGAAGGTGCAGTCACACCGATGATCTATAAAACAGTTCTAAGAAAGAGAACTTTCTTGGTCtgtgtgtttccagcccaatggATCTATTTCTGGGCAACAATatggggcaagtggagcatgtttcactAGGGGACCATTTGGGCAATAGTGATCTTAATATAATCAGagttagaatagttatggaaaaggacaagggatAATCAAGCATAAAGGGATCTAGCAAACAGTGACTGAACAATGGAAGGCCTTCAAAGAGGAAATGATTCAGGTACAGAGTGGACACGTTCGCGAAGGGAGAAAGCAAGGGGATCAGAAGCGAGAGATCCCTGGATGACTAATGATATAAAGGTTAAAATGACACAGAAAGATGAGACTTATGATAAATGTAAGGATGGTAATACAGTACAGAACCAAACTGATTATGTAAAGTATACAGGAGATCTGAAAAGAGTAATACGATGgacaaaaagagagtatgagaatagatcaCTGGCTAAcaaaaagggaattcaaaagtctgtcataaacatataaatagtaaaaagctgTAAAGATAACGAATAAGATAAAATAAAAAAAGAGGAGGTACATAAAAGGTTGGCAAccttcaaagtagaaaagtcacctggtctggattggCTGTACCCTGGATTGCTGAGGGAAGTAACAGGGGAAATCGTGCAAGCTCTGGCtgtaatgttccaatcctccttcgtTAAGGAGTTGGTGCCAGAGGAGTGGTAAATTACAATTGTTACATCCATTTAAAagagggagagggataaacccagtaactacagaCCAATCAGgctaacattggtggtggggaaattTTATTGCAGGGCAAAATTAACTGGCATTTGGGAAATAATGGGTTCATAAATGAAAGTCAgcgcagatttgttaaaggcaagtcatgTCTGATGAACTTgagtgagttctttgatgaagtaacagagagggttgataggaGTAGTGCGGTTAATgttgtgcacatggactttcaaaggcaTGTGACAgagtaccacataataggcttgttagcaaaattaaagcccatgagaTTAAATGACAgtgtggatacaaagttggctaagggacagaaagcagagagtagtggtgaacggttatttTTCTGGCTAGAGGGAGGTATatggtggtgttccccaggggtcagtattaggacaac
This window contains:
- the LOC137384488 gene encoding baculoviral IAP repeat-containing protein 7-like, whose amino-acid sequence is MSGPVGFGSGSQPLGCWRFLNLNLPQSFKTQKAVCSWTGKDLWWLACCRLSPVCSSLSHQLWNPSRLAVITWNQSELNTCCTGTTREGHRANCPFPYTGEPSLTHDLAKVVPPCPGNQLHCLKAGTAVGSWYFGGRACEDHSWLHAVSKLPVVTDPIGRLQCESPGVSSAEGAGCQRSVQIPDPPQGSWHPRPEDRPLRMFQNQPGRNMCFCSAILRRWSPGRQARSEQGKCCPPRTCTCTLDLDSDPIDPGADPGVKRQEADVVDGQIISQLQRMSMEELVPPINVEMEMEEARLSTFENWPANLTIRPPQLARAGFFYTGHRDNVKCFHCDGELRNWELGDDPWMEHAKWFPRCEYLLQVKGRDYVNRIQQLHSHIMESTATDDAALSPLMQSTVVQRVLQMGFDRSLIETLVHSKYLLNGTQYSSVSDLLSDLLGAEEGGRERRQLNSGVDQRPRQASHAPSERREATAQGRDLSAEEQLRQLKNERTCKVCLDKEVSIVFIPCGHLVVCRDCAPNLRSCPICRALIRGSVRAFMS